A genomic window from Solanum dulcamara chromosome 11, daSolDulc1.2, whole genome shotgun sequence includes:
- the LOC129874186 gene encoding 1-aminocyclopropane-1-carboxylate synthase 3-like: MKLLSKKATCNSHGQDSSYFLGWEEYEKNPYDEIRNPKGIIQMGLAENQLSFDLLESWLGQNPDAAAFKRKGDSIFRELALFQDYHGLPAFKDALVQFMAEIRGNKVSFDSNKLVLTAGATSANETLMFCLADPGDAFLLPTPYYPGFDRDLKWRTGAEIVPIQCTSSNGFRITESALEEAYKEAERRNLRVKGVLVTNPSNPLGTTLTKQELQLLLTFISTKRIHLISDEIYSGTVFNSPKFVSVMEVLIENNYMYTDVWDRVHIVYSLSKDLGLPGFRVGAIYSNDDRVVSAATKMSSFGLISSQTQYLLSAMLSDKKFTKNYVSQNQKRLKKRHEMLVGGLEKIGISCLESNAGLFCWVDMRHLLSSNTFDGEMELWKKIVYQVGLNISPGSSCHCTEPGWFRACFANMSEDTLNIAIQRLKAFVDSRDNKNDIQNHQNSNKKKSFSKWVFRLSFNERQRER, encoded by the exons ATGAAGCTCCTATCGAAGAAAGCCACGTGTAACTCACATGGACAAGATTCTTCATACTTCCTTGGATGGGAGGAGTATGAGAAAAACCCATACGATGAAATTCGTAATCCTAAAGGAATCATTCAGATGGGTCTTGCGGAGAATCAGCTCTCTTTCGATTTATTAGAGTCGTGGCTTGGTCAAAACCCAGATGCAGCTGCATTTAAGAGAAAGGGAGACTCAATATTTAGAGAGCTTGCCTTATTTCAAGATTACCATGGTCTTCCTGCTTTCAAAGAT GCATTGGTTCAATTCATGGCTGAAATTAGAGGGAACAAAGTGAGCTTTGATTCAAACAAGCTTGTACTTACAGCTGGTGCTACATCTGCAAATGAGACACTCATGTTTTGTCTTGCTGACCCCGGCGATGCTTTTCTCCTTCCTACTCCATACTACCCTGG ATTTGATAGAGACCTGAAATGGAGAACCGGGGCTGAGATTGTGCCAATACAATGCACAAGTTCAAACGGCTTTAGAATCACAGAATCAGCTCTTGAAGAAGCTTACAAAGAAGCCGAAAGGCGGAACCTTAGAGTGAAAGGGGTTTTAGTCACTAATCCTTCAAACCCATTGGGCACAACATTAACCAAACAGGAACTCCAACTTCTTCTAACCTTCATATCTACAAAACGCATCCATCTTATCAGTGACGAGATCTATTCTGGCACTGTTTTCAACTCGCCTAAATTCGTCAGTGTCATGGAAGTATTAATCGAAAATAACTACATGTACACTGATGTTTGGGATCGTGTTCACATTGTCTATAGTCTTTCTAAAGATTTGGGTCTCCCGGGATTTCGAGTTGGTGCCATTTATTCCAACGATGATAGGGTCGTCTCTGCAGCCACAAAAATGTCCAGTTTCGGATTAATTTCATCTCAAACTCAGTACCTTCTTTCCGCTATGCTATCCGACAAAAAATTCACGAAAAACTACGTGTCCCAAAATCAAAAGAGGCTTAAGAAACGTCACGAAATGCTAGTTGGTGGTCTTGAAAAAATTGGGATCAGCTGCCTTGAGAGCAATGCTGGATTGTTTTGTTGGGTCGATATGAGACATCTTTTAAGTTCAAACACATTTGATGGAGAAATGGAATTATGGAAGAAAATAGTGTACCAAGTTGGGCTAAATATTTCACCTGGATCGTCGTGCCATTGTACAGAACCGGGCTGGTTTCGTGCATGTTTTGCTAACATGTCTGAAGATACGCTAAATATCGCCATACAACGTTTGAAGGCTTTTGTTGATTCAAGAGATAACAAGAACGACATCCAAAATCATCAGAATTCTAATAAGAAGAAGTCATTCTCCAAGTGGGTTTTTCGATTATCGTTTAATGAACGTCAAAGAGAACGATAG